The Desulfatibacillum aliphaticivorans DSM 15576 genome segment CGTTTGGGCAACCATTGTCTTCTCCGGGGCGGCATCTTGCCCTGATTGGAACCGGCTTGCAGGATTGACAGTGAATTTTCAGGATGGTAGGCTCCGGCAAATCAAATCAGGCTCCCGCTGGAAAGGACATTGCTCGCATGAGGCGCTTTGATGCTTCAAAATTTTTGTTTTTCACGGCTTCAATCATTATCATCCTTGGCTTTACATTCATCTTGGGGCTTTACCTGGGAGGACATAAATCGCCTCTTTACATGGCGGTGTTGGACGTAAAGCATCAAGTTGAGGACTCCTTTGCCACGCTATTCGGCGAACTTCCCACCCTGACAAAAACCAGCCCGCACCAGTTTCTGCAGCCGGCCAAATATGAAGGGGAAGGAGTCACCATTAACCACCCGGATAATGATAACAATGAATTTATATTTATGACGGGCTTTTTTGATGGAGGGAACGAAATCCGGCTCATCACAAGAGACGGCGCTTTTGTTAACAGGTGGCCCATCAGATTTTCGGAGATATATGAGGATGACAGCCACATGCTGCAGCCGCCGGCCACGGATTGGAATGTGGATATACACGGCGCCGTCGCCCTCCCGGACGGGTCGGTTGTATTCAACATGGTGCACGCAGGACTCGTCAAGTTGGATCGGAACGGCAATGTCGTTTGGAAATTGTACAAAGACACCCATCACTCCGTGGAGATAGCCGAAGACGGCGGATTTTGGGTCTGCAGCACCCGGCATTACGACGCAGACAGCGCGTCCCCTCTCCCCCCCTTTGAAACTCCCTGCCGGGAAGACACGGCATTAAGGGTTTCCGACGATGGTAAACTCTTGCAGGAAATCTCCATCCCCAAGCTGTTTTTGGATAATGGGCTTGAAACGATTTTGACCGCCAACGGATGCAGTTTTGACCTGGATGCCTGGTTGGACGATGAAATCGTCCATTTGAACAAGGTAGCCGAGTTGTCCAGGGATTCGGCGAAAAATTTTCCCATGTTCGAACCCCACGATCTGGCTATTTCCATCCGGGGATACAATCTTCTCGCGGTTTTCTCGCCCAGCACGGAAAAAATCAAATGGTGGAAAATCGGCCCCTGGCGGCGGCAGCACGACCCGGAGTTCAGCCCTGACGGCTCCATTGTTGTGTTCAACAACAACATATACCGCGATGTTTTCGGGCGTCCCCCCCATGCATCGGAAAGCCGTCCGGACATCCCTCGAGTAACCAACATCATGGCATGCAATCCCGTGACCGACCAATGCAAGGTTCTATATGGCGGCGTTAAGGGGCAGGAGTTTTTATCGGTCATCAGGGGCAAGGTGGAATTGACAGCCCGCGACGGATTGCTCATCACGGAATATGAGGGAGGGCGCGTGTTTGAAACCGATGCGGAAGGCCGCATTGTCTGGGAATACATCAACCGGTATGACGAAGACAGAGTGACTGAAATCACCGGCGCCCGGATTTATCCCGCCAGTTACTTTTCGGAAACGGATTGGGGGAGCCAGGAGAATTCTTGGGGACGTCTCTCAAAAACTCAATAATTTTTTTGGGAGTTGAGGGTGAGGGATGTCCACCCCCAACTTGGCGCCGTCAATGAGCCAGAATGGTTGAGAATAACGCCTTGAACGGCCCGCCCGTCTGGTGAAACCGCTCAAGGCTGATGGTGCATTGTTTGCTCTCATGCTAACGCATTTGGCGGCATCCTCTCGGGGATAATGCCTCCACCAGTGACCCCCTCAGTTTTTTCACAATTGCCCTTTCCTCATCTCCGGTACACAAAGTTCGCCACATCCCGGCGGAGCTTCTCCGGCTGGGTAATGGAGACAGCGTGGCCGGAAGAATCGTAAGCGGGATGATATATGGTTCTGCTGGAAGTCTCAGGAAGGTCCTGGCGCAACGTTGAATCTTGATAATATATGGTGAACGCCTCGTGTTGGGCGTCGGTCTCCACCCTGTTTACTTCATCATACCCTTCAAAGGACGGGGGAACGGAGGGGGAGTAGACCATAAAGTCATAGGCGGCGTTGGTGATCATAACGTCGGCCACCGCCAGGTTGTATAAAAACAGCCTGCCGTACTCGTCTGCTTCCGGGTCTATCCTGTACTTGCCGATTTTGCTCCAATCCCCGAAAAACTGGAAAAAGAGGTTTATCCACGCGTCGTTCATGTAATAGGCGTAGCACTGTTCTTCATCCCAGGTTTTAACGTATGCGTCGCACCCCTCCAAAATTCCAAAGGCGTCCTCAAGGTCATTGGCTCCGATATTGTTCACCGGGTTTTTAACCATTGCTATGGCCTTGGCGTAGGCCGGGACAAGATCCAGGTTATCGTCCACGAACTCCGGGATTGGGGTGGGGGCATTAAGATACTTATAGGCGTTGTTGTCCTGCCTGTACTCTGCATACATGCCGGTTATGAGCTCGGGATCATAGTTCAAAAGCCGTTTTAAAACCTTAAGGTTGTATAGGCTGTTGGTGGTATGCTCCTCAAATGAATCGGTCCATCCTATGGCTTCCTGGAAATTGTATCCATCCAACTCCAAGGTGTTGCTCACGTAATCCAGCACCGAGAGATACGGCCCTCCCATGAAGGGGATGTAACAGGTGATGGCGTTGCTTTCCGCACAACGCACGTAACGGGGTTTGCCGTATTGATCCGCCAATTGATCGATTACGGAGCCGTCCTCCTCCAGCATCATGCCTGTCAGGTAGGTTTGCCTCCATCCCGTCAACTGGGGTTGGATCATGACATGTTTGCCAAACTGCATCTCCGCAATTTGGGCTGGGGAGAAGTCCTGTCCCAAGGAGCCGTTAATGGCGTTAAGATGGGCGCGGACCACATCAGGGAGTTCATTATCCCAAAACACGCGCTCCGAAGGCCCGGAGTAATCATTATAAAAAAGAAGCATGTTGAGCATGAGGGAGGTGCGGACGCCCCCATAGCTTTCCCCTACCAGGACAACCTTGCCAGCCTGCACGTCATTGATTCGCAGGGCCTCCAACATAGCCCTGACCATCATATCGGCGTCTATATAGGGATTGAAATTCACCCCGTGATAGTAATCCTCCATTCTTTGCCCCAAGTCGTCGCAGATGTCGCCGCCCGCTCCTTGAGTGTAGGAGAAGCCCGTTCCAGGAGCGTCTATGTATAATAGGTTGCCAATTTTTCGCCAGCTAAAGGGGTTCGCTGCATCCGGATCGTCGCCGGTGACCAGTTTGCTCAGGGTGCGGTCCGTGGTGTTCATGCTGAGCAGATTTCCCGTTGTGGCGGCCCCGGGGCCTCCGTTAAAAAATACAAATACCGGGTATTC includes the following:
- a CDS encoding arylsulfotransferase family protein, giving the protein MRRFDASKFLFFTASIIIILGFTFILGLYLGGHKSPLYMAVLDVKHQVEDSFATLFGELPTLTKTSPHQFLQPAKYEGEGVTINHPDNDNNEFIFMTGFFDGGNEIRLITRDGAFVNRWPIRFSEIYEDDSHMLQPPATDWNVDIHGAVALPDGSVVFNMVHAGLVKLDRNGNVVWKLYKDTHHSVEIAEDGGFWVCSTRHYDADSASPLPPFETPCREDTALRVSDDGKLLQEISIPKLFLDNGLETILTANGCSFDLDAWLDDEIVHLNKVAELSRDSAKNFPMFEPHDLAISIRGYNLLAVFSPSTEKIKWWKIGPWRRQHDPEFSPDGSIVVFNNNIYRDVFGRPPHASESRPDIPRVTNIMACNPVTDQCKVLYGGVKGQEFLSVIRGKVELTARDGLLITEYEGGRVFETDAEGRIVWEYINRYDEDRVTEITGARIYPASYFSETDWGSQENSWGRLSKTQ
- a CDS encoding S10 family serine carboxypeptidase-like protein; translated protein: MKKISWIILLLLFLCFLLTGACDLVDDDGHLTPEGVDLISRAGFIKIPSITYSLHHDWFNGVQTSPAHIFYSFQAADVENPEEYPVFVFFNGGPGAATTGNLLSMNTTDRTLSKLVTGDDPDAANPFSWRKIGNLLYIDAPGTGFSYTQGAGGDICDDLGQRMEDYYHGVNFNPYIDADMMVRAMLEALRINDVQAGKVVLVGESYGGVRTSLMLNMLLFYNDYSGPSERVFWDNELPDVVRAHLNAINGSLGQDFSPAQIAEMQFGKHVMIQPQLTGWRQTYLTGMMLEEDGSVIDQLADQYGKPRYVRCAESNAITCYIPFMGGPYLSVLDYVSNTLELDGYNFQEAIGWTDSFEEHTTNSLYNLKVLKRLLNYDPELITGMYAEYRQDNNAYKYLNAPTPIPEFVDDNLDLVPAYAKAIAMVKNPVNNIGANDLEDAFGILEGCDAYVKTWDEEQCYAYYMNDAWINLFFQFFGDWSKIGKYRIDPEADEYGRLFLYNLAVADVMITNAAYDFMVYSPSVPPSFEGYDEVNRVETDAQHEAFTIYYQDSTLRQDLPETSSRTIYHPAYDSSGHAVSITQPEKLRRDVANFVYRR